One genomic segment of Arcobacter porcinus includes these proteins:
- a CDS encoding tryptophanase: protein MGRIKFFSGENIPLEMHKVRIVQKLNLPCIEDRLKFMQEAGNNTFLLNNRDVFMDMLTDSGVNAMSDNQQSAMLIADDSYAGSETFTRLEKTLEDIFQTKYFLPAHQGRACENILAQVFVEKGTVVPMNYHFTTTMAHIVLNGGSIEEIVIDEGIKVTSKHPFKGNMDLDKLKAVIKSYGKEKVAFVRMEAGTNLIGGQPFSLQNLKDVKKICEENNLLLILDASLLSDNLHFIKQREEACKNMSIKEITQEMIALCDVTYFSARKLGFSRGGGICTNNKDLYMKMRELVTLYEGFLTYGGMSVREMEALRIGLEETMDEDIISQGPLFIEYMVNELDKKGVPVITPAGGLGCHINAMEFVKHLPQSQYPAGALASALYIVSGVRGMERGSLSEQRDANGNEVFSNMELLRLAMPRRVFTLSQVKYAIDRIEWLYKNRELIGGLKFVEEPKTLRFFFGRLEATTNWQDELVKAFRKDFPDSL from the coding sequence ATGGGAAGAATCAAGTTTTTTAGTGGTGAAAATATTCCTTTAGAGATGCACAAAGTAAGGATTGTTCAAAAGTTAAATTTACCTTGTATTGAAGATAGATTAAAGTTTATGCAAGAAGCAGGAAATAATACTTTTTTATTAAATAATAGAGATGTATTTATGGATATGCTTACAGATAGTGGTGTAAATGCAATGAGTGACAATCAACAATCAGCTATGCTTATTGCTGATGATAGTTATGCAGGAAGTGAAACATTTACAAGATTAGAAAAAACTTTAGAAGATATTTTCCAAACAAAATATTTCTTACCAGCTCACCAAGGAAGAGCTTGTGAAAATATATTAGCTCAAGTGTTTGTAGAAAAAGGAACTGTTGTTCCAATGAACTATCACTTTACAACAACAATGGCACATATTGTACTAAATGGTGGTTCTATTGAAGAGATTGTGATTGATGAAGGTATCAAAGTTACAAGTAAACATCCTTTCAAAGGGAATATGGACTTAGATAAATTAAAAGCTGTAATTAAATCTTATGGAAAAGAGAAAGTTGCTTTTGTAAGAATGGAAGCTGGTACAAACTTAATTGGTGGACAACCTTTCTCTTTACAAAATCTAAAAGATGTTAAAAAAATCTGTGAAGAGAATAATCTTTTACTGATTTTAGATGCAAGTTTATTATCTGATAATCTTCATTTTATAAAACAAAGAGAAGAAGCTTGTAAAAATATGAGCATAAAAGAGATTACTCAAGAGATGATAGCACTTTGTGATGTTACATACTTTTCTGCTAGAAAACTAGGCTTCTCAAGAGGTGGTGGAATTTGTACAAACAACAAAGATTTGTATATGAAAATGAGAGAGCTTGTAACTTTATATGAAGGTTTCTTAACTTATGGTGGAATGTCTGTTAGAGAAATGGAAGCACTAAGAATTGGTCTTGAAGAGACTATGGATGAAGATATTATAAGTCAAGGTCCTTTATTTATTGAATATATGGTAAATGAGCTTGATAAAAAAGGTGTTCCTGTAATTACGCCAGCTGGTGGTTTAGGTTGTCATATAAACGCTATGGAATTTGTAAAACATCTTCCACAATCTCAATATCCAGCAGGTGCACTTGCAAGTGCTTTATATATAGTAAGTGGTGTTAGAGGAATGGAAAGAGGAAGCTTATCTGAGCAAAGAGATGCAAATGGAAATGAAGTTTTCTCAAATATGGAGTTACTAAGACTTGCAATGCCAAGAAGAGTATTCACACTTTCTCAAGTTAAATATGCTATTGATAGAATAGAGTGGCTTTATAAAAACAGAGAATTAATTGGTGGTTTAAAATTTGTGGAAGAACCAAAAACTCTAAGATTCTTCTTTGGAAGACTTGAAGCTACAACAAACTGGCAAGATGAACTAGTAAAAGCATTTAGAAAAGATTTTCCAGATAGCTTATAA
- a CDS encoding YaaA family protein: MKILFSPSETKVSGGIVEYIDKKSFIFENLYEKRFEIINSYNNFIKNASNIELEKLFGTKKEDIIKKYQADIFSQDTMKAIERYTGVAYDYLKYELLKDDEKKYIDENTLIFSNLFGVLKADDKIPDYKLKQGETFDNLKIDKFYNENFSEALDEYLKDEDILDLRAGFYEKFYNIKKPYYTMKFIKDGKVVSHFAKAYRGEVLKLMAQNSIKNFDELLNMQIENLSIVEIIEKKLKKEIVYNIG, encoded by the coding sequence ATGAAAATTTTATTTTCTCCAAGTGAGACAAAAGTTAGTGGTGGAATAGTTGAATATATAGATAAAAAAAGTTTTATTTTTGAAAATTTATATGAAAAAAGATTTGAAATAATAAACTCTTACAATAATTTTATAAAAAATGCATCGAATATTGAACTAGAAAAACTTTTTGGAACAAAAAAAGAGGATATTATCAAAAAATATCAAGCAGATATATTCTCGCAAGATACTATGAAAGCTATAGAAAGATATACAGGTGTAGCTTATGATTATTTAAAATATGAATTACTAAAAGATGATGAGAAAAAATATATAGATGAAAATACACTTATATTTTCAAATCTTTTTGGAGTTTTAAAAGCAGATGATAAAATTCCTGATTATAAATTAAAACAAGGTGAAACTTTTGATAATCTAAAAATAGATAAATTTTATAATGAGAATTTTAGTGAAGCCCTTGATGAATATTTAAAAGATGAAGATATTTTAGATTTAAGAGCAGGATTTTATGAAAAATTCTATAATATAAAAAAACCATATTACACAATGAAATTTATAAAAGATGGGAAAGTGGTAAGTCATTTTGCAAAAGCATATAGAGGAGAAGTTCTAAAATTAATGGCACAAAATAGTATAAAAAACTTTGATGAACTTTTAAATATGCAAATAGAGAATCTAAGTATTGTTGAAATAATAGAGAAAAAACTAAAAAAAGAGATAGTTTATAATATAGGATAG
- a CDS encoding Crp/Fnr family transcriptional regulator: MKNISDPYSFFDFLEKKDLEKLKDISFKKNYKKDEILFYRGDESKYLHLLSKGIVKLYTHDFKENEVVIHNLVAPSLVAEIMNYEDMNFLANCSFETDGEVILIDYKRFKEEFLEKPEISMFFIKSLTKKIKYLENFINYNVTLNSMEKIAKFLLENEEHLLNLKQVKIAKLLNITPETLSRQLAKLKKDAVIENEKGYIRILDHKKLGFYKASF, encoded by the coding sequence ATGAAAAACATAAGTGATCCTTACTCTTTTTTTGATTTTTTAGAGAAAAAAGATTTAGAGAAATTAAAAGATATATCTTTTAAAAAAAATTACAAAAAAGATGAAATACTTTTTTATAGAGGTGATGAATCAAAATATTTGCATCTATTAAGTAAAGGAATAGTAAAACTTTATACTCATGATTTTAAAGAGAATGAAGTTGTAATTCATAATTTAGTAGCACCCTCTTTGGTTGCAGAAATAATGAATTATGAAGATATGAATTTTTTGGCAAATTGCTCTTTTGAAACAGATGGAGAAGTTATATTAATAGATTATAAGAGATTTAAAGAAGAGTTTTTAGAAAAACCTGAAATATCAATGTTTTTTATAAAATCACTTACAAAAAAGATAAAATATTTAGAAAATTTTATAAATTATAATGTAACACTAAATAGTATGGAGAAAATAGCAAAATTCTTACTTGAAAATGAAGAGCATTTATTAAATTTAAAACAAGTAAAAATAGCAAAACTTTTAAATATAACTCCAGAAACACTTTCAAGACAATTAGCAAAGCTAAAAAAAGATGCTGTAATTGAGAATGAAAAAGGATATATAAGAATTTTAGATCATAAAAAACTTGGATTTTATAAAGCTTCTTTTTAG
- a CDS encoding aldehyde dehydrogenase family protein — protein sequence MSKIEVTSPFDGKVVGTVKYNTFEEVEAAIDLAHKTFTNKDGWLPKYKRVEILENVMKIMSSQVEELTILCASEGGKPYIDSKVEILRAINGIKIAIEHLSVFEGKEIAMGHTNTSANRMAYTFKEPIGVVAAISAFNHPFNLAVHQVVPAIAAGCPVIIRPATQTPMSAVRLVEILEEAGLPKGWAQAVVCDRKGGELLSTSPKTAFLTFIGSGSVGWYLNSKASDGTRVVLEHGGVAPVIVEADADIEDMIPALAKGGFYHAGQVCVSVQRVFVQESICEEVASKLANAASKLIVGNQLDPKTEVGPLINNAEVDRVEEWVNEAVAKGGKILTGGKRISASCFEPTVILNPAEDALVSTREVFGPVVCIYSYKTLDEAIARANQLDVSFQAAVFTKNIDNALKTVKRLNATAVMVNDHTAFRVDWMPFGGAKVSGLGMGGIPHSMNDMSVEKMMVIKSPVL from the coding sequence ATGAGTAAAATAGAAGTTACATCACCATTTGATGGAAAAGTAGTTGGAACAGTAAAATATAATACATTTGAAGAAGTAGAAGCAGCAATTGATTTAGCACATAAAACTTTTACAAATAAAGATGGATGGTTACCAAAATATAAAAGAGTTGAAATTTTAGAAAATGTTATGAAAATTATGAGTTCTCAAGTTGAAGAGCTTACAATTCTTTGTGCAAGTGAAGGTGGTAAACCTTATATTGACTCAAAAGTTGAAATCTTAAGAGCGATTAATGGAATTAAAATAGCTATTGAACACCTAAGTGTATTTGAAGGTAAAGAGATAGCTATGGGGCATACAAATACAAGTGCAAATAGAATGGCATATACATTTAAAGAACCAATAGGTGTTGTTGCTGCTATTTCTGCATTTAATCACCCATTTAATCTTGCAGTTCACCAAGTTGTACCTGCAATTGCAGCTGGATGTCCAGTTATTATAAGACCAGCAACTCAAACTCCTATGAGTGCTGTTAGATTAGTAGAAATTCTTGAAGAAGCTGGTCTTCCAAAAGGATGGGCACAAGCTGTTGTTTGTGATAGAAAAGGTGGAGAACTGTTATCTACATCTCCAAAAACTGCATTTTTAACATTTATTGGAAGTGGAAGTGTTGGATGGTATTTAAATTCGAAAGCTAGTGATGGAACAAGAGTTGTTCTTGAGCATGGTGGAGTTGCACCTGTTATTGTTGAAGCAGATGCTGATATTGAAGATATGATTCCAGCTTTAGCAAAAGGTGGTTTCTATCATGCTGGTCAAGTTTGTGTATCAGTTCAAAGAGTATTTGTTCAAGAATCAATTTGTGAAGAAGTTGCTAGTAAGTTAGCAAATGCTGCTTCAAAATTAATTGTTGGGAATCAACTTGATCCTAAAACGGAAGTTGGACCATTAATTAATAATGCTGAAGTAGATAGAGTTGAAGAGTGGGTTAATGAAGCAGTAGCAAAAGGTGGAAAAATCTTAACAGGTGGAAAAAGAATCTCTGCATCTTGTTTTGAACCAACTGTTATTCTAAATCCAGCTGAAGATGCTCTTGTTTCTACAAGAGAGGTATTTGGACCAGTTGTTTGTATCTATTCATATAAAACATTAGATGAAGCAATAGCAAGAGCAAATCAACTTGATGTATCTTTCCAAGCAGCAGTATTTACAAAAAATATTGATAATGCATTAAAAACTGTAAAAAGATTAAATGCAACAGCTGTAATGGTAAATGATCATACTGCATTTAGAGTAGATTGGATGCCATTTGGTGGAGCAAAAGTATCAGGACTTGGAATGGGTGGAATTCCTCATTCAATGAATGATATGAGTGTAGAAAAAATGATGGTTATAAAATCTCCTGTTTTATAA
- the traF gene encoding conjugal transfer protein TraF, whose product MRKITQSAILASLLVSGLEASQFHVLGSKAASMGGAGIATSPSSLAVYNNPALLAKNKKTFAFHTGVGVGLTDNDVFASVDKLDDLNFSDLIDKYKDVSSMPTNVDLNDINTLFEARDIVLNMDEASMQANPTADLSFAIKNFGFGIFGTADMSATAQVDENYNRLIFKDNSGGFYEILEGGNVQISNQTDYENSSLICAMDDDSSCNAKTGVELETLGIVEVPLAYGHEFNSDFGDIYLGGAVKFMKGYAYSSFYRLDSDKDLFDDFDDSKKESSNIGIDLGLAYNPDFDKDLTLALVGKNLNKPKFNLVNGTTHELKPMLRAGVAYQLGFMELAFDADLTQSESLNGYKTKFVGGGVGFDLWIFQINAGLMKNLANSDNAGLVYTAGIGIGPLEISGQMASKTTEIDGDKYPRYANINASLSFSW is encoded by the coding sequence ATGAGAAAAATAACTCAATCGGCTATTCTTGCATCTTTACTTGTTTCAGGTTTAGAAGCATCGCAGTTTCATGTATTAGGAAGTAAAGCTGCATCTATGGGAGGAGCTGGAATTGCAACTTCACCATCTTCTTTGGCAGTTTATAATAACCCAGCACTACTAGCAAAAAATAAAAAAACATTTGCTTTTCATACAGGTGTTGGAGTTGGATTAACAGATAATGATGTTTTTGCATCAGTTGATAAACTTGATGACTTAAACTTTTCAGACTTAATTGATAAATATAAAGATGTTTCTTCAATGCCTACAAATGTAGATTTAAATGATATAAATACTTTATTTGAAGCAAGAGATATAGTTTTAAATATGGATGAAGCATCAATGCAAGCAAATCCAACTGCTGATCTATCTTTTGCAATAAAGAATTTTGGTTTTGGAATATTTGGAACAGCTGATATGAGTGCAACTGCACAAGTTGATGAAAACTATAATAGACTAATCTTTAAAGACAATAGTGGAGGTTTTTATGAGATTTTAGAAGGTGGTAATGTTCAAATATCAAATCAAACTGATTATGAAAACTCATCTTTGATTTGTGCTATGGATGATGACTCTTCTTGTAATGCAAAAACAGGAGTTGAATTAGAGACTTTAGGAATAGTTGAAGTTCCTCTTGCTTATGGACATGAATTTAATAGTGATTTTGGAGATATATATCTTGGTGGAGCTGTTAAGTTTATGAAAGGTTATGCATACTCTAGTTTTTATAGATTAGATAGTGATAAAGATTTGTTTGATGATTTTGATGATAGTAAAAAAGAGTCAAGTAATATCGGTATTGATTTAGGATTAGCATATAATCCAGATTTTGATAAAGATTTAACTCTAGCTTTAGTAGGAAAAAATCTAAATAAACCAAAATTTAACTTAGTAAATGGAACTACTCATGAGTTAAAACCTATGCTTAGAGCAGGGGTAGCATATCAATTAGGTTTTATGGAGTTGGCATTTGATGCAGATTTAACACAAAGTGAATCTTTAAATGGATATAAAACGAAATTTGTAGGTGGTGGAGTTGGTTTTGATTTATGGATTTTTCAAATCAATGCTGGACTTATGAAAAACCTTGCAAATAGTGATAATGCAGGGCTTGTTTACACTGCAGGAATAGGAATAGGACCACTTGAAATATCTGGACAAATGGCTTCAAAAACAACAGAAATTGATGGAGATAAATATCCAAGATATGCAAATATAAATGCATCATTATCTTTCTCTTGGTAA
- a CDS encoding YitT family protein, which yields MKKNDFKQYILIILGSFSLSFGAVAFYSPNEIISGGGIGISLMLHFLFPDITLGIFMALVSAPFLVLSYIFFGKYYLFKTFIVVVLLSTFTDILKEVLKIDAITNDILLAAIFGGIFIGLGIGLIIKGRASTGSTSVIGEILAKKTKYKAAEVLLTIDAFIMLASVFVYKDIDKSLYSLLSVYIGMKVLDILLTGRPSKKIVNIISTNVEVLKEQIRDKIEEHGTILTGIGLHQAQDKTIIYVTVEASKIELLRDLIRKYDPDAFMIISEASEFMGRDNSI from the coding sequence ATGAAAAAAAATGATTTTAAACAATATATATTAATAATATTAGGTTCCTTTTCTTTATCTTTTGGTGCTGTTGCTTTTTACTCACCAAATGAGATAATCTCAGGTGGAGGAATAGGTATTTCTCTTATGCTTCACTTCTTATTTCCAGATATTACTCTTGGTATTTTTATGGCATTAGTTAGTGCACCTTTTTTAGTTTTATCTTATATCTTTTTTGGAAAATATTACTTATTTAAAACATTTATAGTGGTTGTTTTACTATCAACTTTTACAGATATTTTAAAAGAAGTTCTAAAAATTGATGCAATTACAAATGATATTTTACTAGCAGCTATTTTTGGTGGTATATTTATAGGTCTTGGAATTGGACTTATAATAAAAGGTAGAGCTTCAACAGGAAGCACTTCTGTAATAGGAGAAATTTTAGCAAAAAAGACAAAATATAAAGCAGCAGAAGTATTATTAACTATCGATGCTTTTATTATGTTGGCATCAGTTTTTGTGTATAAAGATATTGATAAATCTCTTTATAGCTTACTAAGTGTATATATAGGAATGAAAGTTCTTGATATCTTACTAACAGGTCGTCCTTCTAAAAAGATTGTAAATATTATCTCTACAAATGTAGAAGTATTAAAAGAGCAAATTAGAGATAAAATTGAAGAACATGGAACAATTTTAACTGGAATTGGTCTGCATCAAGCTCAAGATAAAACTATAATTTATGTAACAGTTGAAGCAAGTAAAATTGAACTTTTAAGAGATTTAATAAGAAAATATGATCCAGATGCTTTTATGATAATTTCTGAAGCATCTGAATTTATGGGAAGAGATAATAGTATTTAA
- a CDS encoding zinc transporter ZntB yields MQIESFRGFVLDKKSFAKEIRIEEISEYKNSDNLLWLHFDYTKNDAINWISNRSGIEDVAVDALLADETRPRMIVLKDNLLLSLRGVNLDADANPEDMKSIRLYISENLIISTSKEMILSVEEIIDELKHGIGVKSSSQFLVELTYKMIDRMDDTIEQIQDRTDYLEENIIDLKSLEFRNEILKIRRESIVLKRYLSPQKEALIKLSNEKISWIDEYQRVEIRETNDQLIRHIEELDTIRDKVILIQEELRNRLSEDINKKMYMLAIISATFLPLTFLTGLLGINVGGIPGSSNENAFLIFSVILVCVVVFQFLLFKRNKWI; encoded by the coding sequence ATGCAGATAGAATCATTTAGAGGATTTGTATTAGATAAAAAATCTTTTGCAAAAGAGATAAGAATTGAAGAGATTAGTGAATATAAAAATAGTGATAATCTTTTGTGGCTACATTTTGATTATACAAAAAACGATGCAATAAATTGGATATCAAATAGAAGTGGAATAGAAGATGTAGCTGTTGATGCACTTTTAGCAGATGAAACAAGACCTAGAATGATAGTTTTAAAAGATAATTTACTTCTATCTTTAAGAGGTGTAAATCTTGATGCAGATGCAAATCCAGAAGATATGAAATCAATTAGGCTTTATATTTCAGAAAATCTTATTATATCTACAAGTAAAGAGATGATTTTATCCGTTGAAGAGATTATTGATGAGCTTAAACATGGTATTGGAGTTAAAAGTTCTTCTCAATTCTTAGTAGAGCTTACATATAAAATGATTGATAGAATGGATGATACTATTGAGCAAATACAAGATAGAACGGACTATTTAGAAGAGAATATAATAGATTTAAAAAGCCTTGAATTTAGAAATGAGATATTAAAAATAAGAAGAGAATCTATTGTTTTGAAAAGATATTTATCTCCTCAAAAAGAGGCATTAATTAAACTTTCAAATGAGAAAATATCTTGGATAGATGAATATCAAAGAGTTGAAATAAGAGAAACAAATGATCAACTAATAAGACATATTGAAGAGCTTGATACAATTAGAGATAAAGTAATTTTAATTCAAGAAGAGCTAAGAAATAGGCTTAGTGAAGATATAAATAAAAAGATGTATATGCTTGCAATTATTTCAGCAACATTTTTACCACTTACTTTTTTAACAGGACTTTTGGGAATAAATGTAGGTGGAATTCCTGGTTCGTCAAATGAAAATGCTTTTTTGATTTTTAGTGTTATTTTAGTTTGTGTTGTTGTTTTTCAATTTTTATTATTTAAAAGAAATAAGTGGATATAA
- the ung gene encoding uracil-DNA glycosylase: MNSWEDIINLEKKKDYYKKLKIEIEERYKNFIVFPEKENIFKAFTLTKLDNLKIVILGQDPYHGYDQAQGLAFSTPKDIKNPPSMQNILKEIENDLGRKSFCQDGDLTSWAKQGVLLLNTVLTVEQGKAGSHQKLGWEIFTDNIIKYINENCKDIVFILWGAPAIKKSSLINKDKHHILTSVHPSPLSAYRGFFGSKHFSKTNEILRKINKEPINW, encoded by the coding sequence ATGAATAGTTGGGAAGATATAATAAACTTAGAAAAGAAGAAAGATTATTATAAAAAGTTAAAAATTGAGATAGAAGAAAGATATAAGAATTTTATAGTTTTTCCAGAAAAAGAGAATATATTTAAAGCTTTTACTCTTACAAAACTTGATAATTTGAAGATTGTAATTTTAGGACAAGATCCATATCATGGCTATGATCAAGCACAAGGTTTGGCTTTTTCAACACCAAAAGATATTAAAAATCCACCTTCAATGCAAAATATCTTAAAAGAGATAGAGAATGATTTAGGAAGAAAATCTTTTTGCCAAGATGGTGATTTAACATCTTGGGCAAAACAAGGAGTGCTTTTATTGAATACAGTTTTAACAGTAGAACAAGGTAAAGCAGGAAGTCATCAAAAACTTGGTTGGGAGATTTTTACTGATAATATAATTAAATATATAAATGAAAATTGTAAAGATATAGTATTTATTTTGTGGGGAGCACCAGCTATTAAAAAAAGTTCTTTAATCAATAAAGATAAACATCACATTTTAACTTCAGTTCATCCAAGCCCACTTAGTGCATATAGAGGTTTTTTTGGTTCTAAACATTTTTCTAAGACAAATGAGATTTTAAGAAAAATAAATAAAGAGCCAATAAACTGGTAA
- a CDS encoding MarC family NAAT transporter, with protein MFELINSIFFGLIILIPLANPITTVALFIALSKNMTKQNKNRQAFLASVYIFFIIVISFYFGQFIMKTFGISIPGLRVAGGMIVAYIGFKMLFPASKSDSSSSSSFNNIAFVPIAMPSTAGPGTIAMVISLASTVSSGQSDTPSWIIYISSIAVPLILSVIIWLSLRSADSIMKIFGENGVDAISRIMGFLLVCMGTQFIINGIKEIIVNFPN; from the coding sequence TTGTTTGAATTAATTAATAGTATATTTTTTGGACTTATAATTCTTATTCCCCTAGCAAATCCTATAACAACTGTCGCTTTATTTATAGCTCTTAGTAAAAATATGACAAAACAAAATAAGAATAGACAAGCTTTTTTAGCATCTGTATATATATTCTTTATAATAGTAATATCTTTTTATTTTGGTCAATTTATTATGAAAACTTTTGGAATCTCTATTCCAGGACTTAGAGTTGCTGGTGGAATGATTGTTGCTTATATTGGATTTAAGATGTTGTTTCCTGCAAGTAAAAGTGATAGCAGTAGTAGTTCTAGTTTTAATAATATTGCTTTTGTTCCTATTGCTATGCCAAGTACTGCTGGACCAGGAACTATTGCTATGGTTATTAGCTTAGCTTCAACAGTAAGTAGTGGACAATCTGATACTCCAAGTTGGATAATCTATATTTCATCTATTGCAGTTCCTCTTATTCTTAGTGTAATAATATGGCTAAGTTTAAGAAGTGCAGACTCAATTATGAAAATATTTGGTGAAAATGGAGTAGATGCAATTTCGAGAATTATGGGGTTTTTATTGGTTTGTATGGGAACACAATTTATTATAAATGGTATTAAAGAGATAATAGTTAACTTTCCAAATTAA
- a CDS encoding nitrous oxide-stimulated promoter family protein, whose protein sequence is MKFEKFNEEINTLKKFYELYCKDKHEKQAIYQKNILYKENNFRLDLNLCEDCLKNISYSFSKLQSCPHEIKPRCRSCPAPCYEKLEWKTCAKVMKYSAIKLSLGKIKSRVINIFN, encoded by the coding sequence ATGAAATTTGAGAAGTTTAATGAAGAGATAAACACTCTTAAGAAATTTTATGAACTATATTGCAAAGATAAACACGAAAAACAAGCAATATATCAAAAGAATATTCTTTATAAAGAGAATAATTTTAGACTAGATTTAAATTTATGTGAAGATTGTCTAAAAAACATATCTTACTCTTTTTCAAAATTACAATCTTGCCCACATGAAATTAAACCAAGATGCAGATCTTGTCCTGCACCTTGCTATGAAAAGCTTGAGTGGAAAACATGTGCAAAAGTAATGAAATATTCAGCTATAAAACTATCATTAGGAAAAATAAAATCAAGAGTTATAAATATTTTTAATTAA
- a CDS encoding acetolactate synthase large subunit: MNASDLFIKALENEGVEYIFGVPGEENLDFLESLRKSKIKLILTRHEQGAGFMAATYGRLTGKVGVCLSTLGPGATNFATSAAYAQLGGMPMLMITGQKPIKKSKQGRFQIIDIVRMMRPMTKYAKQIVNGHNVPSVVRDAFKIATTERPGAVHIEFPEDISVEAVDADANVYPVHTVKYPAAIDEVIADAVAMIEKAKRPLLLIGAGANRTRIGNTLTDFVNKTGMAFFSTQMGKGVVDENHPMCLSAAALSKDDFVHCAIDKADLIINVGHDVIEKPPFFMTNKEGATKVMHVNFFPSEVDDTYFPQMDVVGDIACNIEKITEKIKVQSHWDFDYYTRMAEEIRNRLSKYFGDNRFPILPQRAVRAIRKTLADEDIVTLDNGVYKLWFARNYRCAKPNTLLLDNALATMGAGLPSGMMAKMVYPNKKVVSVCGDGGFMMNSQEMETAVRLGLDLVVIILNDNAYGMIKWKQTGMGLETFGLDLGNPDFVKYAESYGAHGYRPKSVEEFEVTLEKCVNSKGVHLIDLAVDYSLNHSILNELLPQKTCMV; this comes from the coding sequence GCATCAGATTTATTTATTAAAGCGTTAGAAAACGAAGGTGTTGAGTATATTTTTGGTGTTCCAGGTGAGGAGAATTTAGATTTTTTAGAGTCATTAAGAAAATCTAAAATTAAGCTTATACTTACAAGACATGAGCAAGGTGCAGGATTTATGGCTGCAACTTATGGAAGATTAACAGGAAAAGTTGGAGTTTGTTTATCAACTTTAGGCCCTGGTGCTACAAACTTTGCAACAAGTGCTGCATATGCGCAACTTGGTGGAATGCCAATGCTTATGATTACAGGTCAAAAACCAATCAAAAAGTCAAAACAAGGTAGATTCCAAATTATTGATATCGTAAGAATGATGAGACCAATGACTAAATATGCAAAACAGATTGTAAATGGTCATAATGTTCCTTCAGTAGTAAGAGATGCATTTAAAATTGCAACAACTGAAAGACCAGGTGCAGTTCATATTGAATTCCCTGAAGATATCTCAGTAGAAGCAGTAGATGCAGATGCAAATGTATATCCAGTACATACTGTAAAATATCCAGCAGCTATTGATGAAGTTATTGCAGACGCAGTTGCAATGATTGAAAAAGCAAAAAGACCACTTCTTTTAATTGGAGCGGGAGCAAATAGAACAAGAATCGGAAATACATTAACAGATTTTGTAAATAAAACTGGAATGGCATTCTTCTCTACACAAATGGGTAAAGGTGTTGTTGATGAAAATCACCCAATGTGTTTAAGTGCAGCAGCATTAAGTAAAGATGACTTTGTTCACTGTGCAATTGATAAAGCAGATTTAATTATTAATGTTGGGCATGATGTTATTGAAAAACCACCATTTTTTATGACAAATAAAGAGGGTGCTACAAAAGTTATGCACGTAAACTTCTTCCCAAGTGAAGTTGATGATACATATTTCCCACAAATGGATGTTGTAGGTGATATTGCATGTAATATTGAAAAAATTACAGAAAAAATTAAAGTTCAATCACACTGGGATTTTGATTATTATACAAGAATGGCTGAAGAGATTAGAAATAGATTGTCAAAATATTTTGGAGATAATAGATTCCCAATTTTACCTCAAAGAGCAGTAAGAGCTATTAGAAAAACTTTAGCTGATGAAGATATCGTAACACTTGATAATGGTGTTTATAAATTATGGTTTGCAAGAAATTATAGATGTGCTAAACCAAATACACTATTACTTGATAATGCACTTGCAACAATGGGAGCTGGATTACCTTCAGGAATGATGGCTAAAATGGTTTACCCAAATAAAAAAGTAGTAAGTGTTTGTGGAGATGGTGGGTTTATGATGAACTCACAAGAGATGGAAACAGCTGTAAGATTAGGTCTTGATTTAGTAGTAATTATATTAAATGACAATGCTTATGGAATGATTAAATGGAAACAAACAGGAATGGGTCTAGAAACATTTGGACTTGATCTTGGAAATCCAGATTTTGTTAAATATGCAGAATCTTATGGAGCTCATGGATACAGACCAAAATCTGTTGAAGAGTTTGAAGTTACATTAGAAAAATGTGTAAATAGTAAAGGAGTACATCTAATTGATTTAGCAGTTGATTACTCTTTGAATCACTCAATTTTAAATGAGCTTTTACCACAAAAAACTTGTATGGTATAA